The following are encoded in a window of Paenibacillaceae bacterium GAS479 genomic DNA:
- a CDS encoding stage V sporulation protein D (sporulation-specific penicillin-binding protein): MKVSNVTLRRRLFLALVVVIIGFSALIVRLAYVQLVRGGELSAKAEDNWRREVAFAPRRGDITDRNGEKLAYNVSSPTIVAIPVQIKDKEGTARKLAPVLGISEEKLLGLLKKRESSVFIKPEGRKITLEKAMEVRKLELPGIVVAEDNKRYYPFGELAASIIGITGTDAGLTGVEKKYDDRLKGVRGSVSYLSDASGHTMPGSTDKLDEPKDGLNLELTIDRQIQSIMERELDQAMTKYKPNNAIAIAMDPNTGEVLGMASRPTFEPGNYNAYPSEVYNRILPIWMTYEPGSTFKIITLAAALEEGKVNLKNERFFDPGAVEIGGARLRCWKKGGHGSQTFLEVVQNSCNPGFVALGNRLGKDTLFKYIKDFGFGKKTGIDISGEENGILFKPSQVGPVELATTAFGQGVSVTPIQQITAVSAAVNGGTLYKPHLTKAWTNPETGEVVERIEPEPVRQVISEKTSAQVREALESVVALGTGGNAFLDGYRVGGKTGTAQKVINGRYSASEHIVSFIGIAPADNPRIVVYVAIDNPQGIQFGGVVAAPIVKGILEDSLQYMGVPKSSKQIGKKYKYGETTMVTVPNLVGKTVSDIYEDMNTNFNLASAGSGNTVIRQAPAAGERVDKGSTIRIYLGSDADLPPAASGDGHNH, from the coding sequence ATGAAAGTGTCCAATGTCACCTTGCGCCGCCGTCTGTTCTTGGCGCTAGTCGTTGTCATCATCGGCTTCAGTGCGCTGATCGTACGGCTGGCCTACGTACAGCTGGTAAGAGGCGGTGAGCTGTCCGCCAAAGCGGAGGACAATTGGCGCCGCGAGGTTGCTTTTGCTCCCCGGAGGGGCGATATTACGGACCGCAACGGCGAAAAGCTCGCTTATAACGTGAGCTCACCGACAATCGTGGCGATTCCGGTCCAGATCAAGGACAAGGAAGGAACCGCCCGCAAGCTGGCGCCCGTGCTTGGCATTTCCGAAGAGAAGCTGCTCGGCTTGCTCAAAAAGAGAGAGAGTAGCGTTTTTATCAAACCGGAAGGCCGCAAAATTACGCTGGAAAAGGCGATGGAAGTTCGCAAGCTGGAATTGCCGGGCATTGTTGTGGCGGAGGACAACAAGCGTTACTACCCGTTCGGTGAACTGGCAGCGAGCATCATCGGTATTACAGGTACAGATGCTGGATTAACCGGCGTGGAGAAAAAGTATGACGACCGTCTGAAAGGTGTCAGAGGCAGCGTATCCTATTTATCAGACGCCAGCGGGCATACGATGCCAGGCTCGACCGATAAGCTCGATGAGCCGAAGGATGGATTGAATTTGGAGTTGACGATTGATCGGCAAATTCAAAGCATCATGGAGCGCGAGCTGGACCAGGCGATGACCAAGTACAAGCCGAACAACGCCATCGCCATCGCGATGGACCCCAATACCGGCGAGGTGCTCGGCATGGCGAGCCGTCCGACGTTTGAGCCAGGCAACTACAACGCGTATCCATCCGAGGTGTATAACCGCATTTTGCCAATCTGGATGACCTATGAGCCAGGTTCTACTTTCAAGATCATCACGCTGGCAGCAGCGCTGGAAGAGGGCAAGGTTAATCTTAAGAATGAGCGGTTCTTCGACCCAGGTGCAGTAGAGATCGGCGGCGCGCGGTTGCGCTGTTGGAAAAAGGGCGGCCACGGCAGCCAAACGTTCCTGGAAGTCGTGCAAAATTCATGCAACCCGGGCTTTGTTGCGCTTGGCAATCGGCTTGGCAAAGACACGCTATTCAAGTATATTAAGGACTTCGGCTTCGGCAAGAAAACCGGTATCGACATCAGCGGCGAGGAGAATGGAATTCTGTTCAAACCAAGCCAGGTCGGCCCGGTAGAGCTGGCGACAACGGCCTTTGGGCAAGGTGTCTCGGTAACGCCGATCCAACAGATCACGGCGGTGTCGGCGGCGGTTAACGGCGGTACGCTTTACAAGCCGCATTTGACCAAGGCATGGACCAATCCAGAAACGGGCGAGGTTGTGGAGCGGATTGAGCCGGAACCTGTGCGTCAGGTCATTTCAGAGAAAACGAGCGCCCAAGTAAGGGAAGCGCTGGAGAGCGTCGTGGCGCTTGGCACGGGTGGCAATGCCTTTCTTGACGGCTATCGCGTCGGAGGTAAAACGGGGACGGCTCAAAAGGTCATTAACGGCAGATATTCCGCGAGTGAGCATATCGTTTCGTTCATTGGCATCGCACCTGCCGACAATCCACGCATCGTTGTATATGTAGCAATCGACAACCCGCAGGGCATCCAGTTCGGCGGCGTTGTTGCGGCTCCGATTGTAAAAGGAATTTTGGAAGATTCGCTGCAATATATGGGCGTGCCCAAGAGCTCCAAACAAATCGGCAAAAAATACAAGTACGGTGAAACGACGATGGTGACGGTGCCGAATCTCGTCGGCAAGACGGTATCGGACATTTACGAGGACATGAACACGAACTTCAATCTTGCCTCCGCCGGCAGCGGCAATACGGTTATCCGCCAAGCCCCGGCAGCGGGAGAGCGGGTGGATAAAGGGTCGACGATCCGCATCTATTTAGGAAGCGACGCCGACTTGCCGCCTGCAGCAAGTGGAGATGGACACAACCATTAA
- a CDS encoding UDP-N-acetylmuramoyl-tripeptide--D-alanyl-D-alanine ligase — MGPGYIDAPEEAAEGQGLNQGPSPQGWRDILVKGVTTDSRRASEGQLFVPLSGDSFDGHDYVEAAFRQGAAAAFWSLDRELPAALAGKPLVLVEDPLEALQNLAAAYRSELKTVVVGITGSNGKTTTKDMTAAALGSVMRVHKTAGNLNNHIGLPMTVLALAEDTEAAVLEMGMSGLREIALLTQIAKPDIAIITNIGDAHLLQLGSREMIARAKMEIAEGLKPGGLLLVSADEPLIAAELARATLPEGAQVRTFGASPRSDWRAAGIDVGAESCAFTVKAGPASGFRLRNIPAAHLAEGCEATSQCFPQVTIEIPVPGAHNVHNALAAIAAATACGVPAEAIASGLRTMQLTGMRIQPVAASCGAMILNDAYNANPTAVRAAVDLVAGLTGYRRKWIVLSDMRELGETEQELHRETGAYITPDKADAVLTCGELSAFTSAGAAASFGPLAAEAVRHFASQELLIETLNAELDAKDLVLVKGSRTMHMERVVEALQR; from the coding sequence ATGGGGCCCGGTTACATAGACGCGCCCGAGGAAGCCGCGGAGGGACAGGGGCTCAATCAGGGCCCGTCCCCCCAAGGCTGGCGAGATATTCTCGTGAAGGGTGTAACAACGGACTCCAGGCGTGCGAGCGAAGGCCAGTTGTTCGTTCCGCTGTCCGGCGATTCGTTTGACGGCCACGACTATGTGGAAGCAGCTTTTCGGCAAGGAGCCGCCGCTGCGTTCTGGAGCCTTGATCGGGAGCTGCCCGCCGCACTGGCCGGCAAACCGCTCGTACTGGTGGAGGACCCGCTTGAGGCGCTCCAGAACTTGGCGGCTGCCTACCGTAGCGAGCTCAAGACGGTTGTGGTCGGCATTACCGGAAGCAACGGCAAGACGACAACGAAGGATATGACAGCGGCCGCACTCGGCTCGGTTATGAGGGTGCACAAAACAGCTGGAAATCTCAATAATCACATCGGCTTGCCGATGACGGTATTGGCGTTGGCGGAAGATACCGAGGCAGCTGTGCTGGAAATGGGCATGAGTGGACTGCGCGAAATCGCGCTGCTCACGCAAATTGCCAAGCCTGATATCGCCATCATCACGAACATCGGTGATGCGCATCTGCTGCAGCTCGGTTCGCGGGAGATGATCGCCCGCGCCAAGATGGAGATCGCCGAGGGGCTGAAGCCCGGCGGCCTGCTGCTCGTGAGCGCTGATGAGCCGCTGATCGCGGCGGAGCTGGCGCGAGCTACATTGCCGGAAGGCGCGCAAGTACGTACTTTCGGTGCTTCGCCGCGCAGCGATTGGCGCGCAGCCGGCATCGACGTGGGCGCGGAATCTTGCGCCTTCACCGTGAAGGCTGGACCGGCCTCCGGTTTCCGGCTCCGCAACATTCCAGCGGCACATTTGGCGGAAGGCTGCGAAGCGACAAGCCAGTGCTTCCCGCAAGTCACCATCGAGATTCCGGTGCCTGGCGCGCATAATGTGCATAATGCACTGGCAGCAATCGCCGCTGCGACCGCCTGCGGCGTACCGGCGGAGGCGATTGCCTCCGGCCTGCGCACGATGCAGCTGACCGGTATGCGCATCCAGCCGGTCGCCGCTTCTTGCGGCGCAATGATTCTCAATGACGCCTACAACGCCAATCCGACGGCGGTACGCGCTGCCGTTGATCTGGTTGCTGGGCTGACCGGCTACCGACGCAAGTGGATTGTGCTCTCCGACATGCGGGAGCTGGGGGAGACGGAGCAGGAGTTGCACCGCGAGACGGGGGCATACATTACGCCCGATAAAGCGGATGCGGTGCTCACTTGCGGCGAGCTGTCGGCCTTTACCTCTGCTGGAGCTGCAGCGTCCTTCGGACCGCTCGCGGCGGAGGCGGTGCGACATTTTGCCTCGCAGGAGCTATTAATTGAAACGTTAAACGCGGAGCTGGACGCCAAGGATCTGGTGCTCGTCAAAGGCTCGCGCACGATGCATATGGAAAGGGTCGTAGAAGCGCTTCAGCGTTGA
- a CDS encoding penicillin-binding protein 2B, with the protein MANNPIQSNTVKRIKMRTVVVGGLITLLFLILISRVFYVQVVQADFWLSEAKAIWKEQDTIPAERGTISDRKGNMLAMNIPAYTVVVNPKLLNELGIAEEAAKGLAKLLGKSEQEVLKQATMKNSKGDFLQYRELRPEGWNIVKAKADEVIAFRAGLKKSYEDRTYKKIRDTGITLNEGSKRFYPNNSLAAHVLGYVNKEGAPVIGLEADFNKQLEGQDGKIVYEKDGNRVQLANGNAQLVPAVDGSDIQLTLDSEIQNYLEVAMKKAYEKYEPLSITAIAADPNTMEILAMGNMPTYNPNEYSKSNVGSFFNHAVGSGYEPGSTFKIITLASAVEEGKFNPNAMYKSGSIMVTGSRIRDVNRAGWGTITYLEGLKRSSNVSFVKLGLEQLGKEKLINYFENFGFGKRTGVELKNEAKGILNINYPYEVATSTFGQGPLAVTPIQQIAAVAAVANGGKLMKPHIIKSIKDPATGKVTETKPEMVRQVISAETSRKVGGYLEQVVSDQEIGSGRNAAIAGYRVAGKTGTAEKFIGKGYSKNEYIVSFIGYAPVENPKIVVYVIVDSPNNPMVGGGTVAAPVFKEIVSQSLRYMGVKPDAKAVEDGGKQGTQTVPDLKNKGIQEAQSELKSRGMASKVVGKGTKVLLQIPAAGAVLAESQQVYLLTEEQSKLALPSLVGLSLRDALQVCSSTGKRCVTEGDGYVVKQTDAKLNGEPVVKLTLQSPSEQQAAKDAAMDAAKDADKNGNKSTDTEADTVTDVEQNQDTE; encoded by the coding sequence ATGGCAAATAATCCGATACAAAGCAATACCGTTAAGCGAATCAAAATGAGGACCGTTGTTGTCGGAGGGTTGATTACCCTCCTTTTTCTTATTTTGATCAGTCGAGTCTTCTACGTGCAGGTCGTGCAGGCAGATTTCTGGCTCAGCGAAGCCAAAGCAATCTGGAAGGAACAGGATACGATCCCGGCGGAGCGCGGTACGATCAGTGATCGCAAAGGAAATATGCTCGCCATGAACATCCCGGCTTATACCGTCGTGGTTAATCCTAAGCTGCTTAATGAGCTTGGAATCGCGGAAGAAGCAGCCAAGGGACTTGCCAAGCTGCTTGGCAAATCGGAGCAGGAAGTACTCAAACAGGCGACAATGAAAAACAGCAAAGGTGATTTTTTGCAGTACCGGGAGCTTCGCCCGGAAGGATGGAATATCGTTAAAGCCAAGGCGGACGAGGTGATTGCGTTCCGGGCCGGTCTCAAGAAAAGTTATGAGGATCGGACGTACAAAAAGATCCGTGACACGGGCATTACACTGAATGAAGGCTCCAAGCGTTTTTATCCAAATAATTCGCTCGCAGCTCATGTTCTGGGGTATGTGAACAAGGAAGGCGCTCCTGTTATCGGGCTTGAAGCCGACTTTAATAAACAATTGGAGGGGCAGGACGGCAAAATCGTTTATGAAAAGGACGGCAACCGCGTTCAGCTCGCTAACGGCAATGCCCAACTGGTTCCAGCTGTGGACGGAAGTGACATCCAGCTGACGCTGGATTCGGAAATTCAGAACTACTTGGAAGTAGCGATGAAAAAGGCCTACGAAAAATACGAGCCGCTCAGCATTACCGCCATCGCTGCCGACCCCAATACGATGGAAATTCTGGCTATGGGCAATATGCCGACCTATAACCCAAATGAGTACTCCAAATCCAATGTAGGCAGCTTCTTCAACCATGCTGTTGGATCGGGTTACGAGCCGGGCTCGACGTTCAAAATCATAACGTTGGCAAGTGCCGTTGAGGAAGGCAAGTTCAACCCTAATGCTATGTATAAGTCAGGATCAATTATGGTTACAGGCTCACGAATTCGTGACGTCAATCGTGCTGGTTGGGGCACAATCACTTATTTGGAAGGGCTCAAGCGCTCCAGTAACGTTTCTTTTGTAAAGCTTGGATTGGAGCAGTTGGGCAAAGAGAAGCTTATTAATTATTTTGAAAACTTTGGATTCGGCAAGCGGACGGGCGTCGAGCTGAAAAACGAAGCCAAAGGTATATTGAACATTAATTATCCGTACGAAGTGGCGACTTCTACATTTGGACAAGGCCCTCTTGCTGTCACGCCGATTCAGCAGATCGCCGCGGTTGCCGCGGTAGCAAACGGCGGCAAGTTGATGAAGCCGCATATCATCAAATCCATTAAAGATCCAGCTACCGGCAAGGTGACGGAGACGAAGCCGGAGATGGTGCGGCAGGTTATCAGCGCCGAAACTTCTCGCAAAGTTGGCGGCTATTTGGAGCAGGTTGTCTCTGACCAGGAAATAGGCAGTGGCCGTAACGCCGCGATTGCTGGATACCGGGTCGCCGGCAAAACCGGTACAGCGGAGAAATTCATCGGTAAAGGATACTCAAAGAATGAATATATCGTTTCCTTCATTGGTTACGCGCCGGTGGAAAATCCGAAAATCGTCGTTTATGTCATTGTCGACTCGCCAAACAACCCAATGGTCGGGGGCGGAACGGTTGCTGCTCCGGTGTTCAAAGAAATTGTCAGCCAGAGCCTGCGCTATATGGGCGTGAAGCCTGACGCCAAGGCCGTTGAGGATGGGGGCAAGCAAGGCACGCAGACCGTTCCTGATCTGAAGAATAAAGGAATCCAGGAAGCACAATCCGAGCTCAAGTCTCGCGGCATGGCGTCCAAGGTAGTCGGTAAGGGAACGAAGGTGCTGCTGCAGATTCCGGCAGCCGGGGCGGTATTGGCCGAGAGCCAACAGGTCTATCTTTTGACGGAGGAGCAGAGCAAGCTCGCCTTGCCTTCGCTAGTCGGCTTGTCGCTTCGCGATGCTCTGCAAGTTTGCTCTTCGACGGGCAAACGCTGCGTGACCGAGGGAGATGGTTACGTCGTGAAGCAGACGGATGCGAAGCTGAATGGCGAGCCAGTTGTGAAGCTGACTCTGCAGTCGCCGAGTGAACAGCAAGCGGCGAAAGACGCTGCGATGGACGCTGCGAAGGATGCGGACAAGAACGGCAATAAGAGTACAGACACGGAAGCGGACACGGTTACTGATGTAGAGCAGAACCAGGATACTGAGTAG
- a CDS encoding Phospho-N-acetylmuramoyl-pentapeptide-transferase gives MDMLVILMTLGVSFLLSVILGPLCIPLLRRLKFGQQVRTDGPQSHLKKSGTPTMGGIIIMLALLIAFLRFSEKTMEFWVLLIGALGFGLVGFMDDYIKIVLKRSLGLTAKQKLGGQLLFSIIICVLLFKMDHSTAISIPGTHFGFDLGWFYYPFVVIIFFATTNAVNFTDGVDGLLAGTSGIAAGAFTIIAMQATEHESAVFMAALVGAVLGFLIFNAHPAKVFMGDTGSLGIGGALAAAAILTKTEVLLILIGGVFVIEMVSVILQVGSFKLRGKRIFRMSPIHHHFELSGWSEWKVVTIFWAVGLVLAAAGLALYRMSGG, from the coding sequence ATGGACATGTTGGTCATATTGATGACACTCGGCGTCTCGTTTTTGCTCTCGGTCATACTAGGTCCGCTATGCATCCCGCTGCTGCGCCGTCTAAAGTTCGGGCAGCAGGTGCGTACGGACGGTCCGCAGAGTCATCTGAAGAAGTCGGGTACGCCGACGATGGGCGGCATTATTATTATGCTGGCCCTGCTCATCGCGTTTCTGCGCTTTTCCGAGAAGACGATGGAGTTCTGGGTGCTGCTGATTGGCGCACTTGGCTTCGGCCTCGTCGGTTTCATGGACGATTACATCAAAATCGTGCTGAAGCGCTCACTCGGACTAACGGCTAAGCAGAAGCTCGGGGGACAGCTGCTGTTCAGCATTATCATCTGTGTACTGCTGTTCAAAATGGACCACAGCACCGCGATCAGCATCCCGGGGACTCATTTTGGCTTTGATCTGGGCTGGTTTTATTATCCTTTTGTCGTCATTATCTTTTTTGCCACGACTAATGCGGTGAACTTTACCGACGGAGTGGACGGCCTTCTGGCCGGCACGAGCGGGATTGCCGCAGGTGCTTTCACGATTATCGCCATGCAGGCGACCGAGCATGAGAGCGCCGTGTTCATGGCAGCGCTTGTCGGAGCAGTGCTTGGCTTCCTTATTTTCAACGCGCATCCCGCGAAGGTGTTTATGGGAGACACAGGTTCTCTCGGCATTGGCGGTGCTCTGGCGGCAGCGGCGATCCTCACGAAAACAGAAGTTCTACTCATTCTGATCGGCGGCGTTTTTGTTATCGAGATGGTCTCCGTCATTCTGCAAGTAGGCTCGTTCAAGCTGCGCGGCAAGCGAATTTTCCGCATGAGTCCGATCCATCACCACTTCGAGCTATCTGGATGGTCGGAGTGGAAAGTTGTTACGATATTCTGGGCAGTTGGCCTCGTGCTGGCGGCTGCAGGACTTGCTCTCTACCGAATGAGCGGGGGCTAA
- a CDS encoding cell division protein FtsL, translating to MAYTNGNLALQPKRKPEQQRPVKETKRVVKVRKMIPPSEMLRYMGSVLVVVCVLVLIIFRYSQDYRMELQIKELNASYKQATVDVKVLQGEVAKLSDPAVISKKAQELGMTPAAAEKDSSDANKESGR from the coding sequence TTGGCTTACACGAATGGCAATTTGGCTCTGCAGCCAAAAAGAAAACCGGAGCAGCAACGCCCGGTAAAGGAAACGAAACGAGTCGTGAAGGTTCGGAAGATGATTCCTCCTTCGGAAATGCTGCGTTATATGGGATCTGTGCTGGTCGTAGTGTGCGTGCTCGTGCTCATTATTTTCCGCTACTCCCAGGACTACCGCATGGAGCTTCAGATCAAGGAGCTTAACGCCAGCTACAAACAAGCGACTGTAGACGTAAAGGTGCTGCAGGGTGAAGTGGCCAAGCTGTCCGATCCTGCTGTAATCTCCAAAAAAGCACAGGAGCTCGGTATGACTCCAGCTGCTGCGGAGAAAGACAGCTCAGATGCTAACAAAGAATCAGGACGTTAA
- a CDS encoding UDP-N-acetylmuramoylalanyl-D-glutamate--2,6-diaminopimelate ligase has translation MRLEQLALQLKTARLIGDGAIEITGLERDSRAVKPGDLFLCLPGHTVDGHEFAAQAVAAGAVALVVERPLQLDVPQLVTGSSRHAMAVLADYFYNHPSRAMNVIGVTGTNGKTTTTYLIERILGDQGLKPGVIGTIEKRYAGKSFPMSGTTPEALDLQRDLADMRDAGTTHAAMEVSSHALEQGRVKGVRYRTAIFTNLTQDHLDYHGTMDVYREAKGLLFSRLGNNYGGEEGSSYAVLNADDPAAARFGQLTAAEVITYGVDSPADVQGSNIRITAGGTFFHLSSFAGETDITLQMVGKFNVYNALAAISAGLLEGIPLEAIKASLESLPGVPGRVESVNAGQDFAVIVDYAHTPDGLENVLKAVREFAEKRVITVFGCGGDRDRTKRPIMGEIASRYSDYTIVTSDNPRTENPDTILLDIEVGLQKANVPQERYELQVDRRVAIEKAVEMASSGDVVLIAGKGHETYQIIGKVTHDFDDRLAAQEAIRGIRN, from the coding sequence ATGCGTTTGGAGCAACTAGCATTGCAGCTTAAAACCGCCCGTCTTATTGGAGACGGCGCGATTGAAATTACAGGATTGGAGAGGGACTCCCGGGCTGTAAAACCCGGGGACTTGTTCCTTTGCTTGCCGGGCCATACGGTGGACGGGCATGAATTTGCGGCGCAGGCCGTGGCGGCAGGAGCCGTTGCCCTCGTCGTGGAGCGTCCGCTTCAGCTGGACGTTCCGCAGCTTGTTACAGGTAGCAGCCGGCATGCAATGGCGGTGCTTGCGGATTATTTTTATAATCATCCGAGCCGGGCCATGAATGTCATCGGAGTTACCGGCACGAACGGTAAAACAACGACAACGTACCTGATCGAGCGCATCCTCGGGGATCAAGGCTTGAAGCCGGGCGTCATCGGCACGATTGAAAAACGCTACGCCGGGAAGTCTTTCCCGATGAGCGGCACGACGCCGGAGGCGCTTGATTTGCAGCGGGATCTCGCTGATATGCGAGATGCCGGTACGACGCATGCCGCCATGGAGGTTTCCTCCCATGCGCTGGAGCAGGGCCGGGTCAAGGGAGTTCGCTACCGGACGGCTATATTTACAAACCTGACGCAGGATCACCTGGACTATCACGGGACGATGGATGTGTACCGCGAAGCCAAGGGCCTGCTCTTCTCGCGTCTGGGCAACAACTACGGCGGTGAAGAGGGCAGTTCCTACGCGGTGTTGAATGCCGATGATCCGGCAGCGGCGCGTTTTGGGCAGCTGACGGCGGCGGAAGTTATTACGTATGGCGTGGATTCACCGGCTGATGTGCAAGGTTCCAATATTCGAATCACTGCGGGAGGAACTTTCTTCCATTTAAGCAGCTTTGCGGGAGAGACGGATATTACGTTGCAGATGGTTGGCAAATTCAATGTGTACAACGCTCTGGCGGCAATAAGTGCCGGACTTTTGGAAGGCATTCCGCTGGAAGCGATCAAGGCCAGTCTGGAAAGCTTGCCGGGAGTGCCGGGACGGGTGGAGTCGGTCAATGCCGGACAGGATTTTGCGGTCATTGTTGACTACGCGCATACGCCTGATGGCTTGGAAAATGTACTGAAGGCTGTAAGGGAATTTGCGGAAAAACGCGTCATTACGGTATTTGGCTGCGGCGGCGACCGCGACCGGACAAAACGTCCAATTATGGGTGAAATCGCTTCGCGCTACTCCGATTACACGATTGTCACCTCCGACAATCCGCGGACGGAAAATCCGGATACGATCCTGCTTGATATCGAGGTCGGCCTGCAAAAGGCGAATGTGCCGCAGGAACGTTACGAGCTCCAGGTGGATCGTCGTGTCGCCATTGAAAAAGCGGTTGAAATGGCAAGCTCCGGAGATGTAGTATTGATTGCGGGGAAGGGCCATGAGACCTATCAAATCATCGGCAAAGTTACGCATGATTTTGATGACAGGCTGGCCGCCCAAGAAGCGATAAGGGGAATACGGAATTGA
- a CDS encoding UDP-N-acetylmuramoylalanine--D-glutamate ligase yields MEHPTLYRGRKVVVLGLARSGVAVAELFHRLGAEVVVNDRKSREESPEAAELEQLGVEVICGGHPQNLVGSNTSLLVKNPGIPYSAPPVAAALALGVEVVTEVEVAGHLSAAPIIGITGSNGKTTTTTWIGEMLQAAGLKPIVAGNIGRPLCEAAEEASADNILVAELSSFQLKGTSSFRPRVALLLNVAETHLDYHGSMEDYVASKAKLFDHQTEEDTAVLNADDPLCVGIAAKLRSRKLPFSLTQRLDSGVFIDPPYAPLGGELDAGATASTDANSEQRDGVAGGGGQQDAPTDEPVRRIVYRDVSGEEHILLPVAELGIPGRHNAANALAAVAACVAIGAEPEALAAPLRDFNAVEHRLEFVREAGGVRYYNDSKATNSTATMMAVGSLQVPIVLIAGGLDRGSDYMELLPLFKSRIKGLVLLGQTRHKLAHVAELAGMSAVRIVDAGDDAESAISAAVREAAALAAPGDAVLLSPACASWDMFPSYEVRGRMFKDSAHTL; encoded by the coding sequence ATGGAACATCCAACTTTATACCGGGGGCGCAAGGTTGTTGTACTTGGACTTGCCCGCAGTGGCGTCGCTGTAGCGGAGCTGTTTCATAGGCTCGGAGCAGAGGTCGTCGTGAATGATCGCAAGTCGAGAGAAGAGAGTCCGGAGGCGGCAGAGCTGGAGCAGCTCGGCGTGGAAGTTATCTGCGGCGGCCATCCCCAGAATCTGGTTGGTTCAAATACGAGTTTACTGGTGAAAAATCCAGGGATTCCGTACAGCGCTCCTCCTGTCGCCGCTGCGCTCGCACTTGGCGTAGAGGTTGTCACTGAAGTTGAAGTTGCTGGCCATCTGTCGGCCGCTCCGATCATCGGCATTACCGGCTCCAATGGCAAAACAACAACGACGACCTGGATCGGCGAAATGCTCCAGGCTGCTGGCCTGAAGCCAATCGTGGCCGGCAATATCGGCCGCCCGCTGTGTGAGGCCGCGGAAGAGGCTTCCGCTGACAACATTCTTGTCGCAGAGCTGAGCAGCTTCCAACTGAAGGGAACATCCTCTTTCCGCCCGCGCGTCGCGCTGCTGCTCAATGTAGCGGAGACGCATCTGGACTATCATGGTTCCATGGAAGATTACGTTGCCTCCAAGGCCAAGTTGTTCGACCATCAGACGGAGGAGGATACGGCGGTGCTCAACGCGGACGATCCCCTCTGCGTAGGGATCGCAGCCAAGCTGCGTTCGCGCAAGCTGCCTTTCTCGCTGACGCAGCGGTTAGACTCCGGCGTATTCATTGATCCGCCATATGCCCCTTTAGGCGGTGAGCTTGACGCTGGAGCCACGGCATCGACAGACGCTAACTCTGAGCAGCGGGATGGCGTAGCGGGAGGCGGTGGGCAGCAAGATGCCCCCACCGACGAGCCCGTGCGTCGTATCGTCTACCGCGACGTTTCCGGCGAGGAGCATATTCTGCTGCCGGTAGCCGAGCTCGGCATACCGGGCAGGCATAATGCCGCTAACGCGCTGGCAGCGGTGGCGGCGTGCGTCGCCATTGGCGCGGAGCCGGAGGCGCTCGCCGCGCCATTGCGGGATTTCAACGCAGTGGAGCATCGCCTGGAGTTCGTCCGCGAAGCAGGCGGAGTGCGGTACTATAACGACTCCAAGGCGACGAACTCAACGGCAACGATGATGGCAGTCGGCTCTTTGCAGGTGCCGATTGTGCTGATCGCCGGCGGGCTCGACCGCGGCTCTGACTATATGGAGCTGCTGCCGCTGTTCAAGAGCCGCATCAAAGGGCTCGTGCTATTGGGGCAGACGCGGCATAAGCTGGCGCATGTTGCGGAGCTGGCGGGTATGAGCGCGGTCCGCATAGTCGATGCTGGAGATGACGCCGAATCCGCCATCTCCGCAGCGGTGCGCGAGGCAGCCGCCCTGGCGGCACCTGGCGATGCCGTGCTGCTGTCGCCTGCTTGCGCTAGCTGGGATATGTTCCCTTCCTATGAAGTTCGCGGGCGCATGTTTAAAGATTCGGCGCATACCTTGTAA